Proteins from a genomic interval of Halopseudomonas litoralis:
- the htpG gene encoding molecular chaperone HtpG, which translates to MTVEAQKETLGFQTEVKQLLHLMIHSMYSNKEIFLRELISNASDASDKLRFEAIAKPELLEGEPNLRIRISADEQANTLTIEDNGIGMSREEVISHLGTIAKSGTAAFMQQLTGDEKKDASLIGQFGVGFYSAFIVADKVEVFTRRAGADAAEGVRWESAGEGDFTIENIDKPERGTRIVLHLKAAETEFADGWRLRNVIKKYSDHISLPIELPKQNTGEEQEQPAEPEWESVNRASALWTRSRTDVKDEEYQEFYKHVSHDFDNPLSWSHNKVEGKLEYTSLLYVPARAPFDLYQREAPRGLKLYVQRVFIMDDAEQFLPLYLRFIKGVVDSNDLSLNVSREILQKDPAIDSMKSALTKRVLDMLEKLAKKDDEKYANFWNAFGSVLKEGPAEDFANREKIAGLLRFASTAQNDDSEVVSLDAYIERMQEGQDKIYYLTGERYSQVKNSPHLEIFRKKGIEVLLLTDRIDEWLMSHLNEYKDKQFVDVARGDLDLGKLEGEEDKQAQDEVAKAKADLVQRVKDVLKDDVDEVKVSHRLTDSPAVLVVTEDGMGLQMRKILEATGQKAPESKPILEINPAHPLLDKLDQEQDEARFADLTHILFDQAALAAGESLQDPGSYVRRLNALLVELSK; encoded by the coding sequence ATGACCGTGGAAGCCCAAAAGGAAACGCTTGGATTTCAGACCGAGGTGAAGCAACTGCTGCACCTGATGATCCACTCGATGTACTCGAACAAGGAGATCTTTCTCCGCGAGCTGATCTCCAACGCGTCGGACGCCTCGGACAAGCTGCGCTTCGAAGCCATCGCCAAGCCGGAACTGCTGGAAGGCGAGCCCAACCTGCGGATTCGCATCAGCGCTGACGAACAAGCCAATACCCTGACCATAGAAGACAACGGTATCGGTATGTCCCGCGAGGAAGTCATCAGCCATCTGGGGACCATCGCCAAGTCGGGCACCGCAGCCTTCATGCAGCAACTGACCGGCGACGAGAAGAAGGACGCCAGCCTGATTGGCCAATTCGGCGTGGGCTTCTACAGTGCTTTCATCGTTGCTGACAAGGTTGAAGTGTTCACCCGCCGTGCCGGTGCTGACGCTGCCGAAGGCGTGCGCTGGGAATCAGCGGGTGAGGGCGACTTCACCATCGAGAATATCGATAAGCCCGAGCGCGGTACACGCATCGTGTTGCACCTCAAGGCCGCAGAAACAGAGTTTGCTGATGGCTGGCGTCTGCGCAATGTCATCAAGAAATACTCCGACCACATCTCCCTGCCGATCGAACTGCCCAAGCAGAACACCGGCGAAGAGCAGGAGCAACCTGCCGAGCCGGAATGGGAAAGCGTCAACCGTGCCAGCGCGCTGTGGACGCGTTCGCGTACCGACGTGAAGGACGAGGAGTATCAGGAGTTCTACAAGCATGTCTCCCATGACTTCGACAACCCCCTGAGCTGGAGCCACAACAAGGTTGAAGGCAAGCTGGAATACACCAGCCTGTTGTACGTGCCAGCTCGTGCGCCCTTTGATCTGTACCAGCGCGAAGCGCCGCGTGGGTTGAAACTCTACGTGCAGCGCGTATTCATCATGGATGACGCCGAACAGTTTCTGCCGCTCTATCTGCGCTTTATCAAGGGTGTGGTGGACTCCAATGATCTGTCGCTGAACGTATCCCGGGAAATCCTGCAGAAGGATCCGGCCATCGACAGCATGAAGTCGGCGCTGACCAAGCGTGTGCTCGACATGCTGGAGAAACTGGCGAAGAAGGATGACGAGAAGTACGCCAACTTCTGGAATGCGTTCGGTAGCGTATTGAAAGAAGGCCCGGCGGAAGATTTCGCCAACCGCGAGAAAATCGCCGGCCTGCTGCGCTTTGCCTCCACCGCGCAGAATGACGACAGCGAAGTGGTCAGCCTGGACGCCTATATCGAGCGCATGCAGGAAGGTCAGGACAAGATCTACTACCTCACAGGCGAGCGCTACAGCCAGGTCAAGAACAGCCCGCATCTGGAAATCTTCCGCAAGAAGGGTATCGAAGTCCTGTTGCTGACCGATCGTATCGACGAATGGCTGATGAGCCATCTGAACGAATACAAGGATAAGCAGTTCGTCGACGTGGCGCGTGGCGACCTGGATCTGGGCAAGCTGGAAGGCGAAGAAGACAAGCAGGCGCAGGACGAAGTGGCCAAGGCCAAGGCGGATCTGGTGCAGCGCGTCAAGGATGTGCTCAAGGATGACGTGGACGAGGTCAAGGTGTCCCATCGTCTTACCGACTCCCCGGCGGTATTGGTGGTCACTGAAGATGGTATGGGTCTGCAGATGCGCAAGATCCTCGAAGCTACCGGCCAGAAAGCCCCGGAAAGCAAGCCGATTCTGGAGATCAACCCGGCCCACCCGTTGCTGGACAAGCTCGATCAGGAGCAGGATGAGGCGCGCTTTGCTGACCTCACCCATATCCTCTTCGACCAGGCCGCACTGGCCGCCGGTGAATCCCTGCAGGATCCCGGCAGCTATGTACGCCGCCTGAACGCGCTGCTGGTGGAATTGAGCAAGTAA
- a CDS encoding ABC transporter ATP-binding protein, with protein MTAAITIRGLEKTYPNGMRALRGLDLDVAQGDFFALLGPNGAGKSTTIGILSSLVSKSAGKVSIFGHDLDTDLMAAKRCIGVVPQEFNFSQFEKTQDILINQAGYYGIPAAEARERSEHFLRRLSLWDKRDVASRMLSGGMKRRLMIARALIHEPKLLILDEPTAGVDIEIRRSMWQFLEEINAQGVTIILTTHYLEEAEQLCRNIAIIDGGQIIHHTGMRELLKELHVETFLLDCRNALVQAPMLNGYPCALVDDHTLEVQVDKEQGMNGLFAELAGHGIDVLSLRNKSNRLEELFLNLVDGNSEKETA; from the coding sequence ATGACGGCAGCAATCACAATTCGCGGGCTTGAAAAAACCTACCCCAATGGCATGCGTGCTCTCCGAGGCCTGGATCTGGATGTGGCGCAGGGCGACTTCTTTGCGCTGCTCGGCCCCAATGGAGCAGGCAAGTCCACGACCATCGGCATCCTGTCGTCGCTGGTCAGCAAAAGTGCGGGCAAGGTGAGTATCTTCGGGCATGATCTGGATACCGATCTCATGGCGGCCAAGCGTTGTATCGGTGTGGTTCCACAGGAATTCAACTTCAGCCAGTTCGAGAAGACGCAGGATATTCTGATCAACCAGGCCGGTTATTACGGTATTCCCGCCGCCGAGGCACGCGAACGCTCCGAGCACTTTCTCCGTCGCCTGAGTCTGTGGGACAAGCGTGATGTGGCGTCGCGCATGTTGTCCGGCGGGATGAAGCGGCGGTTGATGATCGCCCGCGCATTGATTCACGAGCCGAAGCTGCTGATTCTTGATGAACCGACCGCTGGTGTGGATATCGAAATCCGTCGCTCCATGTGGCAGTTCCTGGAGGAGATCAATGCTCAGGGTGTCACCATCATCCTGACCACGCATTATCTGGAAGAGGCGGAACAGCTGTGCCGTAACATCGCCATCATCGACGGAGGGCAGATCATTCATCACACCGGCATGCGCGAGCTATTGAAGGAGTTGCACGTCGAAACCTTCCTGCTGGATTGCCGCAACGCGCTGGTACAGGCGCCGATGTTGAATGGCTATCCCTGCGCACTGGTGGATGACCACACGCTTGAAGTACAGGTCGACAAGGAGCAAGGCATGAACGGCCTGTTTGCCGAGCTGGCCGGGCATGGCATTGATGTATTGAGTTTGCGCAACAAGAGCAACCGGCTTGAGGAGTTGTTTCTCAACCTGGTGGACGGTAATTCGGAGAAGGAGACAGCATGA
- a CDS encoding DUF599 domain-containing protein codes for MDALPDAGSLWLNLAAFCWFMFCWVGYTHFAWYKGRDTPCLASVLHLYRKDWMSRLLLREQRIADASLISNLERNTSFFASSTLLILAGLITVMGATDQAQSLLRDLPFVAQVSREMSEMKLLIMLGIFVYAFFTFSWAMRQYNFASVLFGSAPLVGEKHVSEIERKAFASRAAKVLSMAAHSFNLGLRSYYFALGMLSWFINPWAFICITTGVVYVLYRREFRSTVLEVLMATPAQFPEPPTDALQTPEQ; via the coding sequence ATGGACGCCTTACCTGATGCGGGGTCGCTGTGGCTGAATCTCGCTGCATTCTGCTGGTTCATGTTCTGCTGGGTCGGCTATACCCACTTTGCTTGGTACAAGGGGCGGGATACGCCCTGTCTGGCGAGCGTCCTGCATCTCTACCGCAAGGACTGGATGAGCAGGCTGCTGCTGCGTGAACAGCGTATCGCGGATGCCAGTCTTATCAGCAATCTGGAGCGCAATACGTCCTTCTTTGCTTCCAGTACACTGCTGATCCTTGCGGGTCTGATTACGGTCATGGGGGCAACGGACCAAGCGCAGAGCCTGCTGCGTGATCTGCCTTTCGTGGCGCAGGTCAGTCGTGAAATGTCGGAAATGAAGCTGCTGATCATGCTGGGCATCTTCGTTTATGCGTTTTTTACCTTCTCCTGGGCCATGCGTCAGTACAACTTCGCCTCTGTGTTGTTCGGGTCGGCACCGCTGGTGGGGGAGAAGCATGTCAGTGAAATCGAACGCAAGGCGTTTGCCAGTCGCGCAGCCAAGGTCCTCTCCATGGCGGCGCATTCCTTCAACCTGGGGCTGCGTTCCTATTATTTTGCATTGGGCATGCTGAGCTGGTTCATCAATCCCTGGGCGTTCATCTGTATCACCACGGGCGTGGTGTATGTACTGTACCGGCGCGAATTCCGTTCGACGGTGCTGGAAGTGCTGATGGCCACGCCAGCGCAATTTCCTGAGCCCCCAACTGACGCACTGCAGACTCCCGAGCAGTGA
- a CDS encoding acyl-CoA dehydrogenase: MTLLWLLGLIFCVVILAWVRIGLLNSCLVVGAYLLAMTLLGPVHWLLDVILWALFLGIALPLNMTDWRRRNITTPLFHWFKKVLPPISDTEQEALDAGTVWWDGEIFSGRPDWDRLHSYPRPTLSAEEQAFLDGPVEELCGMTNEWEVTTELQDLPEPVWSFIKSNGFFGLIIPKEFGGKGFSAYAHSQIAMKLASRSGDLGSTVMVPNSLGPAELLMQYGTDEQKQHYLPRLAAGQEVPCFALTSPEAGSDAGGMPDRGIVCRGQWQGEEVLGLSVTWEKRYITLGPVATLLGLAFKVYDPDGLLGDQEELGITLALIPTDTEGVEIGRRHFPLNAAFMNGPNSGKDVFIPMDYLIGGQPMIGHGWKMLMNCLAVGRSISLPAGGTGAAKMASMTTGAYARIRQQFNLPIGEFEGVQEALARIGGNTYVMDAARTMTAGAVDLGEKPAVLSGVVKYHITERMRECMNDAMDVHGGKGICMGPKNYLGRGYQSVPISITVEGANILTRSMMIFGQGAIRCHPYVLQEMQATQDPDQDRAIVRFDGLLFEHIGHALGNAAGSLLLGLTAGALVKTPGNDDTRGYYRQLSRLSAAFATLTDTTMLMLGGELKRRERLSARLGDVLSFIYLASATLKHYHDQGSPEEDLPLLRWGVEDLLAKIEQAMHEILLNFPDRCMGIALRVLIFPLGRRLTPPSDLTGSEVARQLMTPSASRDRLLSGCYRSNDPEDVTGLLNTALDKVILADPIELRLSKAVRSGELEHDSDADVLAVAAESGVISPDEAQKVRAARLARRSVIEVDDFSKEEMRPE, translated from the coding sequence CTGACCCTGCTCTGGCTGCTGGGCCTTATTTTCTGCGTTGTCATACTTGCCTGGGTACGCATCGGCCTGCTGAACAGCTGTCTGGTTGTCGGCGCCTATCTGCTGGCAATGACCCTGCTGGGCCCGGTCCACTGGCTGCTCGATGTCATCCTGTGGGCTTTGTTTCTCGGCATTGCCCTTCCATTGAACATGACTGACTGGCGTCGTAGAAACATAACCACACCGCTGTTTCACTGGTTCAAGAAGGTGTTACCGCCCATTTCCGACACCGAGCAGGAAGCCCTGGATGCTGGCACCGTCTGGTGGGATGGCGAGATCTTCAGCGGCCGCCCCGATTGGGACAGGCTGCATAGTTATCCCAGGCCGACGTTATCGGCGGAAGAGCAAGCGTTTCTTGATGGCCCCGTGGAAGAACTGTGCGGGATGACCAATGAGTGGGAAGTCACCACGGAGTTGCAGGATCTGCCGGAGCCGGTCTGGAGCTTCATCAAGAGCAACGGTTTCTTCGGCCTGATCATTCCAAAGGAGTTCGGCGGCAAAGGTTTCTCTGCCTATGCCCACTCGCAGATCGCCATGAAGCTGGCCAGCCGTAGCGGAGATCTGGGCTCTACCGTCATGGTGCCCAACTCCCTCGGCCCCGCTGAGCTGTTGATGCAATACGGTACCGATGAACAGAAGCAACACTACCTTCCGCGCCTGGCGGCCGGCCAGGAGGTGCCCTGCTTTGCACTGACCTCTCCGGAAGCAGGCTCAGATGCCGGCGGCATGCCCGACCGAGGCATCGTCTGTCGCGGCCAGTGGCAGGGTGAAGAGGTATTGGGCCTGAGTGTCACCTGGGAAAAACGCTACATCACCCTGGGGCCAGTGGCCACCTTGCTGGGTCTGGCGTTCAAGGTTTACGATCCCGATGGTCTGCTGGGTGATCAGGAAGAGCTGGGCATCACGTTGGCATTGATTCCAACCGACACCGAGGGCGTCGAAATCGGCCGCCGCCACTTCCCACTCAATGCGGCTTTCATGAACGGCCCCAACTCCGGCAAGGACGTATTCATCCCGATGGATTATCTGATCGGTGGCCAGCCGATGATCGGCCATGGCTGGAAGATGCTGATGAATTGCCTGGCCGTCGGGCGTTCCATTTCCCTGCCCGCTGGCGGCACCGGCGCGGCCAAGATGGCCAGTATGACTACCGGCGCCTATGCGCGCATACGTCAACAATTCAACCTGCCCATCGGCGAGTTCGAAGGCGTTCAGGAAGCTCTCGCCCGCATCGGCGGCAACACTTATGTCATGGATGCCGCCCGCACCATGACTGCCGGCGCCGTGGACCTGGGCGAGAAACCCGCGGTGTTGTCCGGTGTGGTGAAATACCACATCACCGAGCGCATGCGTGAGTGCATGAACGACGCTATGGACGTGCATGGCGGCAAGGGCATCTGCATGGGGCCGAAGAACTATCTGGGGCGCGGTTATCAGTCGGTGCCGATATCCATCACCGTGGAAGGCGCCAACATCCTGACCCGCAGCATGATGATCTTCGGCCAGGGTGCGATTCGCTGTCACCCGTATGTATTGCAGGAAATGCAGGCGACCCAGGATCCGGATCAGGACCGCGCCATCGTGCGCTTCGATGGGTTGCTGTTCGAGCACATCGGACATGCGCTGGGAAACGCCGCAGGCAGTCTGCTGCTGGGCCTGACGGCTGGTGCGCTGGTCAAAACACCGGGCAATGATGACACTCGCGGTTATTATCGACAGCTGTCACGCCTCAGTGCCGCCTTTGCCACGCTTACCGATACCACCATGCTGATGCTCGGCGGGGAACTGAAGCGCCGCGAGCGACTGTCAGCACGACTCGGCGATGTACTCAGCTTCATCTATCTGGCCAGTGCCACGCTCAAGCATTATCACGACCAGGGATCACCGGAAGAGGACTTGCCACTGCTGCGTTGGGGTGTCGAGGATCTGCTGGCCAAGATCGAACAGGCGATGCACGAGATTCTGCTTAACTTCCCGGATCGTTGCATGGGTATTGCGCTGCGAGTATTGATCTTCCCCCTGGGCCGGCGCCTCACGCCACCATCAGACCTTACCGGTAGTGAAGTGGCACGCCAGCTGATGACCCCCAGCGCCTCACGTGACCGGCTGTTGTCAGGCTGTTATCGCAGCAACGATCCAGAGGATGTTACCGGGCTGCTCAACACGGCATTGGACAAGGTAATCCTGGCTGATCCGATCGAGCTGCGCCTGAGCAAGGCAGTTCGTTCCGGGGAACTGGAACATGACAGCGACGCTGACGTCTTGGCTGTCGCGGCCGAAAGCGGCGTCATCAGCCCTGACGAGGCGCAGAAGGTCCGCGCTGCCCGTCTGGCACGCCGCTCGGTTATCGAAGTGGATGATTTCTCGAAGGAGGAAATGCGGCCAGAGTGA
- a CDS encoding PaaI family thioesterase, producing MNMDIEQLIRDAHNSGDYMPLIAQIPYARMLGVQVLRLGEEMVFHLPLNADNIGNPVLPALHGGVLAGFMEQAAMLHLMVSMNSQTFPKIIDFSVDYLRAGLSRDTYATCQVWRQGRRVGNVAITAWQTRSDEPVATARAHFKLD from the coding sequence ATGAATATGGATATCGAACAGCTGATTCGAGACGCGCATAACTCGGGCGATTACATGCCGCTGATTGCGCAGATCCCCTACGCACGCATGCTTGGCGTACAAGTGCTGCGACTGGGCGAGGAAATGGTCTTTCATCTGCCGCTCAACGCCGACAATATAGGCAACCCCGTGTTGCCCGCTCTGCATGGCGGTGTCCTCGCCGGGTTCATGGAGCAAGCCGCTATGCTGCATCTGATGGTCAGCATGAACAGCCAGACCTTTCCCAAGATCATCGATTTTTCCGTGGATTACCTGCGCGCCGGCTTGTCCAGGGACACCTACGCCACCTGCCAGGTATGGCGTCAGGGTCGGCGAGTGGGTAATGTGGCGATTACCGCCTGGCAAACCCGTTCGGACGAACCGGTGGCGACAGCGCGGGCCCATTTCAAGCTGGATTGA
- a CDS encoding PaaI family thioesterase, whose protein sequence is MTIEQRARNFLSVLRHCQVLGMTVEQADKDGLVIQLPYSDLIVGNPVTGVVHGGAITTLMDTCCGISTVCYLDDFEVCPTLDLRIDYMHPAEPGKPIFGFAECYRVTPTVIFTRGVAYQHSREEPIAHVVGNFIRMGKAPLGAAQEQILPGAAE, encoded by the coding sequence ATGACCATCGAACAACGTGCGCGGAATTTTCTTTCAGTGCTACGTCATTGCCAGGTGCTTGGCATGACGGTAGAGCAGGCCGACAAGGATGGACTGGTCATACAGTTGCCCTACAGCGATCTCATTGTCGGCAATCCGGTCACCGGAGTAGTCCATGGCGGAGCCATTACCACGCTGATGGATACCTGCTGCGGTATTTCAACGGTCTGTTATCTGGATGACTTTGAAGTCTGTCCAACGCTGGATCTGCGTATCGACTATATGCATCCTGCCGAGCCCGGCAAACCGATTTTCGGCTTTGCTGAATGCTACAGGGTAACCCCGACGGTGATCTTCACCCGGGGCGTCGCCTATCAACACAGCCGTGAGGAGCCCATTGCCCATGTGGTCGGCAATTTCATACGCATGGGCAAAGCGCCACTCGGTGCCGCTCAGGAGCAGATACTTCCGGGAGCGGCAGAATGA
- a CDS encoding ABCB family ABC transporter ATP-binding protein/permease, with translation MRPRSDSSYAGGPVNWRIIRSLVPYLSEFRGRVTLAMACLLLAKVAGVAVPWVLKLIVEHYEATTDALILVPVALLAAYGLLRFSTVLFSELRDAVFARVAERAMRRISLKVFEHLHRLDLGFHLSRRTGGLARDIERGTSGISFLLRFMVFNILPTLLEIGLIAIILLANFSPVYALTVLGAVIVYGLFTIVFTEWRNRFVRESNQLDNRSNTRAIDSLLNYETVKYFGNEEFEARQYDGHLAGWEAARMKTRLSLAALNSGQALIIAGSVTLMMVLAARQVSAGSMTLGELVMINAYMIQLFIPLNFLGFIYREIREALINIERLFGLLEAPVKVVDVETAPALRISGGAVRFDKVSHAYTAERPILEDVSFTIPAGQTLAVVGPSGAGKSTLARLLFRFYDVSSGSISIDEQDIRSVSQHSLRQAIGVVPQDTVLFNDSIGYNIAYGKPGASDEEIWNALRMAQLEDFVAQLPEGLNTQVGERGLKLSGGEKQRIAIARVLLKDPQLLILDEATSSLDTHSERRILDSLNLVAQRRTTLAIAHRLSTIIHAEQILVLDQGRVVEQGNHQQLLAAGGAYAHLWAEQLRNSEGESDV, from the coding sequence TTGCGACCCAGAAGTGACAGTTCCTATGCCGGTGGCCCGGTCAATTGGCGGATCATCCGCAGTCTTGTTCCCTACCTGAGCGAATTTCGCGGTCGTGTCACCCTGGCGATGGCGTGTCTGCTGCTCGCCAAGGTCGCTGGCGTGGCGGTGCCTTGGGTACTCAAGCTGATCGTCGAGCATTACGAGGCCACGACCGATGCCTTGATTCTGGTGCCGGTTGCCTTACTCGCCGCCTACGGGTTGCTGCGTTTCTCCACTGTGCTGTTCTCGGAGCTGCGTGACGCAGTATTTGCGCGAGTGGCCGAGCGGGCCATGCGGCGCATATCACTCAAGGTGTTCGAACATCTGCACCGGCTGGATCTGGGCTTTCACCTGTCGCGGCGCACCGGTGGGCTGGCACGGGATATCGAGCGCGGCACCAGCGGCATCAGTTTTCTGCTGCGGTTCATGGTCTTCAATATCCTGCCGACCTTGCTGGAAATCGGCCTGATCGCCATTATCCTGCTGGCCAACTTCAGTCCGGTGTACGCGTTGACGGTGTTGGGTGCGGTGATTGTCTATGGCCTGTTCACCATCGTCTTCACCGAATGGCGCAATCGCTTCGTGCGGGAAAGCAATCAGCTGGATAACCGCTCCAATACCCGGGCGATAGACAGCCTGCTGAACTACGAAACGGTGAAATACTTCGGTAACGAAGAGTTCGAAGCTCGGCAATACGACGGGCATCTGGCGGGCTGGGAAGCGGCGCGGATGAAGACCCGATTATCATTGGCGGCGCTGAATTCGGGCCAGGCGCTGATCATTGCCGGATCGGTTACGCTGATGATGGTGCTGGCGGCGCGGCAGGTATCGGCCGGCAGCATGACCCTGGGTGAGCTGGTGATGATCAATGCCTACATGATCCAGCTGTTCATTCCGCTGAATTTCCTCGGCTTCATCTATAGGGAGATTCGCGAGGCGCTTATCAATATCGAGCGCCTGTTCGGCCTGTTGGAAGCGCCGGTCAAGGTGGTGGACGTGGAAACCGCCCCCGCGCTGAGAATCAGCGGCGGGGCGGTGCGCTTTGATAAGGTCAGCCATGCCTATACAGCGGAGCGGCCGATTCTCGAAGATGTCAGCTTCACCATTCCGGCCGGTCAGACCTTGGCTGTGGTCGGGCCCAGTGGCGCCGGTAAGTCCACCCTGGCGCGGCTGCTGTTCCGCTTCTACGACGTCAGCAGCGGCAGCATCAGTATCGACGAGCAGGATATCCGCAGCGTCAGCCAGCACAGTCTGCGTCAGGCCATTGGCGTGGTACCGCAGGATACAGTGCTGTTCAACGACAGCATCGGTTACAACATCGCCTATGGCAAACCCGGTGCCAGCGACGAGGAGATCTGGAATGCACTGCGCATGGCGCAACTGGAGGATTTTGTCGCGCAGCTGCCCGAGGGGCTGAATACTCAGGTGGGCGAGCGCGGGCTGAAACTGTCCGGCGGCGAGAAGCAGCGTATCGCCATCGCCCGGGTACTGCTCAAGGACCCGCAACTGCTGATTCTGGACGAAGCCACCTCATCCCTGGATACCCATTCCGAACGGCGGATTCTTGATTCACTCAACCTGGTCGCGCAGCGGCGCACCACGCTGGCTATCGCCCACCGCTTATCCACCATCATCCATGCCGAGCAGATTCTGGTGTTGGATCAGGGGCGGGTGGTGGAGCAGGGCAATCATCAGCAACTGCTGGCGGCAGGCGGAGCCTATGCCCATCTGTGGGCAGAACAGCTGCGTAATAGCGAAGGCGAGTCTGACGTTTAG
- a CDS encoding spinster family MFS transporter yields the protein MSQLPETSANAKDDFVSRITPAYRRYALFILVLAYTSSHVDRNIVGILIEPLKADLLLSDTQLGFLSGIAFALFYATLGIPIAVWADRSNRRNIIAWAIAIWSLMTAVCGLAQNFWQLAAARIGVGIGEAGSSPPSHSMLSDLYPKEQRSSAMALYSLGVYFGIMIGFIVGGFVADAWGWRAAFFVVGIPGLLIALLVRFTMIEPPRGFADGVPPPPRGKVSVKAGMAVLWRVRTTRHVVTGVTLTALVGYGTIVWNPAFLMRSHGMSAGEVGMLLGPLMGIVGGLGVWIGGLLADKLTARNQSWNAWIVGLAKLMAIPFIIAFYTIENTTLALIAYMPAVFLGAFYLGPSFAMIQSLTPLRSRALASAVMLLILNLFGLGFGPQLIGLASDLMNSAYGADSLRYALIAASLINIWACFHYYLAGKTIKYDTAHIDH from the coding sequence ATGTCCCAATTGCCAGAAACATCGGCAAATGCCAAGGACGACTTTGTCAGCCGTATTACTCCGGCCTATCGTCGTTACGCGCTCTTCATTCTGGTACTGGCCTATACCTCGAGCCACGTTGACCGCAACATTGTCGGCATTCTGATCGAGCCGCTCAAGGCCGATCTGCTGTTGTCCGATACCCAGCTCGGATTCCTGTCGGGGATTGCCTTCGCTCTCTTCTACGCCACCCTCGGTATCCCGATCGCCGTCTGGGCCGACCGCTCCAACCGCCGTAATATTATCGCCTGGGCCATTGCCATCTGGAGTCTGATGACTGCGGTGTGCGGCCTGGCACAGAACTTCTGGCAACTGGCTGCCGCCCGTATCGGGGTCGGCATCGGTGAAGCCGGTTCCAGCCCACCCTCCCATTCAATGCTGTCTGACCTCTATCCGAAGGAACAGCGCTCCAGTGCCATGGCGCTGTATTCCCTGGGTGTGTATTTCGGCATCATGATCGGCTTCATCGTTGGCGGTTTCGTCGCCGATGCCTGGGGCTGGCGTGCGGCCTTCTTCGTTGTCGGTATTCCCGGACTGTTGATCGCCCTGCTGGTACGTTTCACCATGATCGAACCACCACGCGGCTTCGCCGATGGCGTCCCCCCGCCACCGCGCGGCAAGGTCAGCGTCAAGGCCGGCATGGCTGTACTGTGGCGCGTGCGCACTACCCGTCACGTGGTGACCGGCGTTACCCTGACCGCACTGGTCGGCTATGGCACCATCGTCTGGAATCCGGCCTTCCTCATGCGCAGTCACGGCATGAGCGCCGGCGAAGTCGGCATGCTGCTCGGCCCGCTGATGGGCATCGTCGGGGGTCTCGGCGTCTGGATCGGGGGCCTCCTCGCCGACAAGCTGACGGCACGCAATCAGAGCTGGAACGCGTGGATCGTCGGTCTGGCCAAGCTCATGGCCATCCCGTTCATCATCGCCTTCTATACCATTGAGAACACCACTCTGGCACTGATCGCTTATATGCCAGCGGTGTTCCTGGGGGCTTTCTATCTCGGGCCGAGCTTTGCCATGATCCAGAGCCTGACGCCGCTGCGCAGCCGCGCTCTGGCATCGGCCGTCATGCTGCTGATCCTCAACCTGTTCGGCCTGGGTTTCGGCCCGCAGCTGATCGGTCTGGCCAGTGACCTGATGAACAGCGCCTATGGCGCGGACAGCCTGCGTTACGCGCTGATCGCCGCATCGCTGATCAACATCTGGGCCTGCTTCCACTATTACCTCGCGGGCAAGACCATCAAATACGATACCGCTCACATCGATCACTGA
- a CDS encoding ABC transporter permease, whose product MQYWRNGWIAFTTILFKEVRRFSRIWPQTLLPPGITMALYFVIFGNLIGSRIGEMDGFSYIDYIVPGLIMMSVITNSYSNVVSSFFSTKFQRSIEELMVAPVSPHVILLGYTLGGVARGLAVGLIVTLMSLFFTRLNVQHIGLTVAVVFLTSLVFALGGFINAVFARNFDDISIVPTFVLTPLTYLGGVFYSISLLPEFWQKVSLINPILHMVNAFRYGILGVSDIHIGTALMLMMLFAVVLYVFSYRLLVRGTGLRQ is encoded by the coding sequence ATGCAGTATTGGCGCAACGGCTGGATCGCCTTCACCACCATCCTGTTCAAGGAAGTACGTCGATTCTCCCGCATCTGGCCGCAGACCCTGCTGCCGCCGGGTATCACCATGGCACTGTATTTCGTTATTTTCGGCAACCTGATTGGCAGCCGTATCGGCGAAATGGATGGCTTTTCCTATATTGATTACATAGTACCGGGGCTGATCATGATGTCGGTGATCACCAACAGCTATTCCAATGTGGTGTCCAGCTTCTTCAGCACCAAGTTTCAGCGCTCCATCGAGGAGTTGATGGTGGCCCCTGTTTCGCCCCACGTGATCCTGTTGGGTTATACCCTGGGTGGCGTGGCGCGCGGGCTGGCGGTGGGGTTGATCGTGACGCTGATGTCGCTGTTCTTTACCCGGCTGAATGTGCAGCACATCGGGCTGACTGTTGCGGTGGTGTTTCTCACCTCGCTGGTATTTGCTCTGGGCGGATTCATCAACGCGGTCTTTGCCAGAAACTTTGATGACATCTCCATAGTGCCGACCTTCGTGCTGACGCCGCTGACCTATCTTGGTGGGGTGTTCTACTCGATCAGCCTGTTGCCAGAATTCTGGCAGAAGGTATCGCTGATCAACCCGATTCTGCATATGGTCAATGCGTTCCGCTACGGCATCCTCGGCGTGTCGGATATCCATATAGGCACTGCATTGATGCTGATGATGCTGTTTGCGGTGGTTCTCTATGTGTTCAGCTATCGGCTCTTGGTGCGCGGTACAGGCTTGCGTCAGTAA